The Aedes aegypti strain LVP_AGWG chromosome 1, AaegL5.0 Primary Assembly, whole genome shotgun sequence sequence ctccgataccctGCTTACCAGcaactttattgttcttgagctggtgaattgCATCCTTAACCTTCCTCAAAGTAGGAGCTGGTTAGTTTCCATCGTTCGCAGtattgacgaaggcatttcctccgttgtcccgaacTTCGTTGCCTGTGCActcagcgccattcaagtgttcgtcgaagtgctgcttccacctttcgatcacatcacgctcgtccgtcaaaatgctcccatccttatccctgcacatctcggctcgtgaCACGAAGCCATTGCGGGGTGCGTTAAGCTTTTGATAGAACTCAAGTGTTTCTTGAGCCCAACACAggtgttccatctcctcgcactccgtctccttcaggcggcgttttttctcccgaaagaggcgggtctgctgttgccggtTCCGTCTATAacattccacgttctgccgggtcccttgctgcaacaTGACCGcctgctgcattcttctcctccattaTCTGCCTACATACCTCGTCAAACCAattgttccgtcgactccgtcccatgtAACCGACATTGCtcacagctgcatcgttcatgcccagacaaccagaaatcgcatgaaagttcacgttataactcgtttaatcATACTAATtgcatcaaacccgcaaaacacggtggatgaaCACGTCAAATTGAGGAGTTTTttttcgcataaaacacttttttatgagttcatttgtacattttgtttcgtcccgtatactcgtacaaagtaagtcgaatcaatccgtagcagctgtcaaatcaacatttgttatcataagttaaatcGCATAAGATCACCGGTAAGTTcagtagaatatttatacactcgcattgtatgttattaatcatcacataatatatgcacgcatatcgcctccacttttgtacgtagaaggccttttcgcgacatcttattagtgaaattttgcacatacaaagcctccaggtgatttcgttatgcgtacattttggttgtctgggtggctgctttcactgttctccagcagtcctcaagagaggcttcatccagctcaccatCTTCCGGTGATGCAGCTTCGAGGTGTTACggcatccggttgcttaagccgctctatgtcataccggggcggccgtcggtaccgtacgttgttaacgttgtagtggtcagagtcgatgttagcgccaccaTAGGTCCTGACGTTGATCGGAGAAGTTCCGTCCATTAATCAGGCCGTGGTAGgcttgtgattctgtctgctgtggtgatcttcaGAAGTATCGGTATTGAAGGgtgtgctacgaatggccatattcttggaggcggcgaaatcaattagtcgtaagctgTTTTCTTCCGTCAGCCGATGGGCGCTAAACTTTCCAATGGTCGGTCTGAACTCTAAACGTTCACACCATTaatcccgatgaagttgagagattttcagtttcacgtaccgagcttccaactgcaagtccctttacgtcgctgtggtcttcgtcgattcccggttcgtattctctcgttgattgttcgttgcttgattttttacggcaaacttgcagggcctgacatcaaccccctagatttccagaGGACCCTTACCCGATCTAGGGATAGGAATTGCTGGCCATGAGGCTATGAACTGCACAGAATGGTCTATTTTATTctttcaggtacgcgaggtatcaATGATACACCATGCCCAGTTTCAATCATCCATTTAGAAGTCGTCTCTTCCAGAATAAAACGGCTTGTCGACTACAGTAGCTGCTGGTCGGCTTCCGAATGCAGTGTAGAGGGGGTGCCGGATAGACCTTCAATTATTTCTCGACAATGATCTGGAGTTTGGCTATCGATGTGTTCTGCATACTGAGACGTCAGATCTGGGTTTCGTGCCATCCTTCCAAATTGGAATCGTCCCAGGGTTGATGGTctggtatttttttctaattggcTTATGGATTCTCGAAAGGGTAATGGTACCACATTTCGTCCACATCTATCTTGTCGGTAGGCTCGTTTGAAGCTTTCTTCAAAACGGGTTTCTTCTAAGGGAATCAAAACTGGCTCGACGTTTTCTTGCTGATTGGTGGATCACTGCATACACTCGCTAATCCATCTTTCAGAGCAATGTTCGCACATACTGACCTATCATTCTCCTCGTGCGAACCAGCGACAACCCATCCAAAATCCCATCCAAAGTGAAGCagttaaaaaaagttgataaaagTGCTTGAAATATTATGGAATCTTCGGATTTCTGCatgatttccaaaaatttttacATCAATACACTAGATCCGAATGAATTGCAACGGTTTATATCAAAACGGcctaaaaagccactagtgcaactataggggactgtctactaagagATCGCCGTCCCCATTTTAATATATCTATTAACTGACTATTGCAGATATACGTAATATATCTTGATATCAAACGTCGTACTCTAAAAACTTCGtggaagattacaaaccgtcaatttCCGTATTTCGCATATAGTTAttcacattgcacattcaagggtctgattgtatTTTTAACCCACCCACATTTTGTAATCTTCTCAccagctaggattttttttgcctAGAGTACAGATGATTTCAAAGATTTGCAACGGTATTATGGCGAAGTTTGAATAACATCACTAGACTAGAAATCCACAAAATCTGAATGTTGTAATAAAAGTTTTGCCATTGttcgaatttattttatttgccaGTAGCGATAGGGATATTACTGGGACTTTTAATCTGCCCCAAGCTCCGTCCCTCCTTGCttttacctaccttgataccttgatggctggATGGCTAGCGTCACGACATTGCCAGCGTATTGTAGAGCGtatttgtacacttgatacaactcgtgattcatgcgtctgcgccacacactaTTTTAGAGTTtctcaccgagtattgtccgcagcactttacgccgagagctttccggtctgactctttcaacgccCACGCtttgtgcccgtagagagcctccggaagaatcaatgttttatacagggcgaattttgttttcgtttgcaagctgcggggcctaagctggttacatagtccgtaaaaggccctattcgcagccgcaacacgtcttttcacttcgcgggaaacgtcgttgtcacatgtcacaagtgttccaaggtacacgctcgttcaaatctactcaaaagagagtaactttgactcacttttgaagtttcaagttagctgtcaaaagtgagtaacttcattttatcaaagtgagtaactttttactcaaTCATGAAGGAAAAGgaccttactcacttttgagtaaacacaaacatgtttgactcactttgtaaacgtcaaagacttgtgaaaatttcggcTTCTAAGTTTAGGAGTAAACATCGCTGTTGATTAAGTGCCTGAAAATGAATCATGCAGGTGTTGAATATATATGGGTAATCGATACTGGTAGCATTAGTCCTGTAGGCGGATCTGGGCGCGTATTTTCtgcgaagaaaagaaaattttcttgctggtacgtaatggaagaaaatttcttctcttcgaagaaattgttcgccggaattcgcctactgatatcaagtgaagcgatgtcggagtgaaaatgaccaagtcctggttttgatcgaacaaccgcaagaaaaaacaatataaacagtaagttttaccgtcgtactttttattggactaattatcaattctttacagtctAACCGGGAAGGCTAATCGTTCGGTCAAACTACATCCTCCATGACTTTCATCAATCTCCCAGAGAGTTACAACATCCGGGGATCCATTCCAGAGCAGCGAAAATTTCGACACAAAtaccacaatttttttttattactactATTGTACTATTCATATAtttatgtttgaaattataaaataaatgttatgctttttgtatatttttctcttaattttataaatataataatgaattattttccaaaaatattatttctgaagtgagtgacatctactcacttttgcaAATTCCTGattaaacgaagtgagtaagtgttactctaatattgacatttgacaacattactctaaagtgagtaacgatggtgttactcacttgtgagcagttccactttgttccaAAGTGAGTCGaattctactcacttttgagtagatctgaacgagcgtgtaaacaaattcttcaacaacttcaaacacatccccatcaaacactacctcagcatctacaccaccaccaccactctatttctacctgcaaccatgtacttcgttttggtagaattaatggtcaggcctatcctcgctgtcttcctcttcagaggcactCTTCTACTGACCTGctatcgattccaatcaggtctatatcgtctgcaaagccaaggagcatgtgcgaccttgtgataatagtgccagatctcctaataacaccctcaagtgcaatgttgaacagtaaattcgaaggtgcgtctccctgcttcaacccgtctaacgtcacgaacgaggttgacgcCTCGTCTGCGATCCAAATACTTGATTTCGAACTATCCAGCGTAGTACGTACCAGCCTAGTTAGTTCCGcaggaaaaccatgttcagacattatctgccacagctcttttcgtttcactgagtcgtacgccgccttgaaatcaataaacagatggtgagtctgcaagttatactcccggaatttatctaggatcattcgcaagctaaacatctggtccgttgttgaacggccctcacgaaaaccaaaTTAATATTCGCCGACGAACAACTCtagcggaacattactaaaagacctatgtacaaatgagagattctctcctctctcgttctctttcgattataacagtggaacactaaagattttgggaagtttttcactatagatcgaaagtcaatttccttgactagcgtttcatacaaaaaacgcaacagaagagattaatgtgactcagttattaatgaaagagaaagtaaacaaagagagcctctcaatgttagataggtcctttagtaatgttccgcgtgAACtgctcgagcggtctcagtctgttaaacaggatgcgcgacagaattttgtaagcCGAATTcggcagggtaattcctctgtaattagCACACTCCAgtatgtgccctttcttgtaaatTGGGCGAATGaagccatccaaccagccggtgagCATTTCTTCATCCTCCCATACCTTAAgtagtactcggtggatcgactggtgaAGCTGCCTACTTCCGAGCTTTGAAAAGATCCCGGTTCTtctcagcagccttacagttatTTAGCTGGCTGATAGACTTTTTGACCTCTCCTATGGTCAGCGGGTCTACAGCTCGATCGCCATCAACAATGCTCACCCTGTATTTCCATTTTCTTCGTTCAACAACTGCTGAAAATGCTCTTTCATTTGGctgccaccgccgttttatcggttagaaaattcccttctcgatcgttcctcatggcgggcactggtataCGGTATTGTGCCGGCATTGACCGTTGCGTAAAATCACTGCTATCACAATTTATTCGTGCTGCTTTTTctttctgcagtggatttgttttttttttgctctcgctgccctgtactcTGATCTGTTTCTCCTAACAAACTTCtctcaaattttcacagtagcttctgggGGTCCAGGTGAACAAATGGGTGGTGATTTGTTGAAAGGGTTATCTAATTAAAAACTCTTAAAAGTCATCCTCCTTAGTTATTACACTTAATCAATGGTATGATTGACAATTACCACCATCGCATTTTTCTTTCTCTATTGCAGCATGGTGGATCTCGAAACATGCCATCAAAATCGTGTTCGATCACGAGGACAACTTTCACCGGAGCAAACTGTGTGTGGAACGGGTGTGGGAGCTGATCCGCGAGCACTTCGGCGTCAAAACTCGATCCGATCTGCTGGACTACTGCTACGCCAAATTCTGCAAAACGACATTTTCCGGTCTGTGTGCAAAGCTTGCCAAGTGTGCCCGCGAAGAGGACGATCCCCTGTGTAGGAAACTGTTCGAGGATGCTGGCCAGAATCTGGCTCGCTCGGTTTGTGCCTTATCGCCCCGCATCAGCCCGACGTTGATCAGCAAGTGCGGCAAGCTGGACATTGTGTGCGTCGGATCGGTTTGGCTCAGTTGGGAACTGCTGGAGCCGGGCTTCACCAAGGAGCTGGAAAGTGCCAAATTTAAATATGATCTGAATCTGCTGAAACTGACCAACACTATGGCTTTGGGCGCGGCGTACCTCGCTGCGGACACATTCGAACTTGAGCTTCCGAGGGACTATTCGAAGAATTATGAGGTATTCTACGGTCATCGAGCTGTGGTCAATGGTAGTACGAATGGCACTAGCAACGGAGCTAACGGCACTACCAATGGGACCAAGAATGGTGTCGCAAACGGTACGAAAAACGGAACTTCTAACGGAACCAATGGTACTGCTAAGAATGGTACCAACGGTAGAACAAACGGCACCAATGGCACCAACGGCAACTGAGTCAGAATGTTTCCTTGTCAGCTAGCGGGTTCCAAAGCCGCGTACTATTATCATACTAAGTGTACCCAGAGAACTGAGATTTTTACATAGGCACCAATTTTACCGTTAGGATACTTCACCCTAGAGGAGCACAACGCTGTGTAGTAGTATTGTTGTATAAAATATATTCCGCAGGCAGTGTAACAAAATATACAATTCTGTACGTATTttccgataaaaaataaattatgtgATGTGTCAGAACAAAGTGCCCGAGCTGTGCGTTCCTAGTCGTTTCGATTGATTTGGCGTTGGTCTACTCTGGGTCCTCGGGAGTAACTTGAACCTTCATCTCTTCCACTCCGCGAAAGATGGTGATGTTAAGTACGCGATCCTTTCCGGATAGGAGCTCGTACACGTCGGCAGAGTTTTTGACCGGTTTCCCGTTGATACTGGTGATGATATCTCCCGGATAGAGGCCTCCCCTGGGGAAAGGAAAGAAAGGTCATGTGTTAAATTTTAATTGCTCTAATGTGGGTTTGAAGGAAATAAAACAGTAACAAAATGTATTAAGGATAAGAAGGTGTGACTTAAATGTTCGAATACGGGAGGCTGAATAAATAGCTACCTATATATTTATTCTATTTGGAAcaaacagtttttcaatggtcttaaaaaatatcaaaaaataagtCATTCCAATCACGATTGTGGCTATAATAAATTACAATATATACAATATACTATTGAAGAAATTTAATTAGTGTGAAGATGGATTgaagcctcaaattttcaagagcaccaaTCGGTGATCGGTTGTCTGGTTCTACTAATTTGTGCTCTTTGAAAATATGAGGgctggcttcgatttatcttcatctTACTGTTGATTTTTAAGAGGAATTcttgacaaaaaatatttggtgaTATTTTTTAACGGATACTTGGAGATGTTCTTAACCCTTGATTTTCCACAGCTTTATTCGAcaatttaaatatcaaaatggcgtttctagaaaaaagtgcttgaacaaaaaatgttcaaaataagcTATACCTATTATTCAAAATCGCAATAGAAAATTTTGATTGcttttcaatagttagttgattttttttcaatagtttgacccttaggtcacttatttcgatgtttgatgAGAAAAATGTACGTATAAATCTATTCCAATCGTTATTGGactactcgtaccaattcggtttagctagcgttcgtcgaaaatcgatggatcacctgtgctaccatgaAAAAAGAGAGGGTTAAGAGTAATCACTGCGTGAAATTGGGGAGAactacgtgatttttttttttggctttatGTATCAGCTAAATCCCTAGAGTATTAGGGAGTTATTTTCAATGAGAATtcgcagaaaaaaaattagttAATTCCTGTGGGAATCCTTTCAAAAACCCTGATAAAACAACTTTTGCTTTTTGGAgcaatccctaaaggaatcttCGAAGGCATTTCAGGAGATATCCCTTCAAAACTATTCGAGATGAACTCTGcaggaatccatggaggaaatcctgtTAAAATGTATTAAATAACTCTTCTTGGTATTCCTTAGAGAAACAGAAGGATCCTCAGCATACATTCATGTAACACTTCCGCAAAAATtttcatgtaatatttgaaatccTTGCAATAATAGCTGAAAGTACCCCGCATGAATATTTGGATACATTCTTGGTGGAATCAttagagaaatccctaaaagaacattcgtagaaatttctggaaagattAGTAGAAGAATACTTGAAAGATTCTTTGAAGCAATTCCCGGAACGTTTTTTTAATTCTAGAAGAAAATTATTAGAATTACGCTGAAGTTTTTTCACGTAATTTATTTTTGCGCGGTACAGCCTATAAAAACCGCGTTAATTGGAAAAAAACAACGTAAAAAACGTCGTAATTGAAAAACCGACGTAATTTTTGCCCATATAAAACAATATTCTACCTACTTTATGAATCGTATGatcatgaaacgtcaaaaaacattagattttttttatgtcgtTTTTTGAATTAACGCGATTTGTCCCGAattgctttggaaaatttttggaggtaaTGAAAAAGAGCAATCCTAAAAAAAAAGTCACCAaattaatttcttaaaaaataaaattgcgtTAATAACTGGAAATGTTCCAAGAAAAATTCCAAGCAGGATTCCTTGGATGAATATTTTAGACAGAAAACTACTACTACCAGAGCTGTTTAAGCAATATCCAGTAGGAATTGTAAGATTCCTATGattaatctttgaagaaatttctctaggaatcttGGAGAAACACTTGAACGAATACTTGGAGAAGtcgctagaggaattcttgataatAGACAATCACGAAGAAGTTGCTTATGGAATacttggagatattcctgaaggaacttgtTTGTATAGTAGAATTCCGAACTTGTTTATGTAGTAGAATTATGGAAAACCTATGGACAAACACTTGAAGATGTTTCTGAAGggattcctttataaatttcaGGAAAGAGTTGCTGGATGAATTCTCAGAAAATTCGAGATGTGACATTCCTGGAGATTTTGttagagaaatcactagaagtaTCGCTAGATTTATTTTCTCGAGGACGCACTGACAAAATCCATGGCATGATTCTTGAAGGTACCTTGTAGAAGCTCCTCATATAATCCTGATAGAAAATTCTGTATGGATTCTGCCTTTTTCAACAAAACAGTCTTAGAGAACTCCAAAATCCCAAATCATATTAACATGATATTGaggataatttttttgaaaaaaaaaacttagaaacTCTAAGAAGTATAGTAAGGCccatgaaaaatgcaaaaaaaatagcGAACATGAAATTTACACACAAATGCGCTATTCGTATTGTTTCTGTGAGAGAATGTAGCAAAGCATTCAATTCTCGCATACAATGATGGTAAACTTTCAAGTGaaggaaaagttcaagtgcagtgaatagacaatcaagctacaatttcatcGCTATactttcttaaattgtgtacattttgcaGTTTCGCCTAATTCGCGAACTAGACAGAGttcttttatcgcagattttaatttttctttcaacgACTCGATTATTCAGAgcattcgattatccggatcgaaaaaaaatcgatactgcgaataatcgagtccgactt is a genomic window containing:
- the LOC5567928 gene encoding N-acetyl-D-glucosamine kinase, whose translation is MTQVVYIGGVEGGATHSKLVICDQAGTVLASAKGPSTNHWMVGIPEVAKRIDTMAREAKAQANIPETHRLSAMGLCLSGAEQDATNKELENYLKTHYPDVADRYMVGSDTIGSIATASNVGGMVIISGTGSNTLLRNPDGSTYGCGGWGHMIGDEGSAWWISKHAIKIVFDHEDNFHRSKLCVERVWELIREHFGVKTRSDLLDYCYAKFCKTTFSGLCAKLAKCAREEDDPLCRKLFEDAGQNLARSVCALSPRISPTLISKCGKLDIVCVGSVWLSWELLEPGFTKELESAKFKYDLNLLKLTNTMALGAAYLAADTFELELPRDYSKNYEVFYGHRAVVNGSTNGTSNGANGTTNGTKNGVANGTKNGTSNGTNGTAKNGTNGRTNGTNGTNGN